One window of the Bubalus kerabau isolate K-KA32 ecotype Philippines breed swamp buffalo chromosome 9, PCC_UOA_SB_1v2, whole genome shotgun sequence genome contains the following:
- the PM20D2 gene encoding xaa-Arg dipeptidase has protein sequence MRPGEERPVEGGACASVSDLELLKLRAAECIDAAAERLGALSRAIWSEPELAYEEHHAHGVLTRFFQSETPAGSWAVQPHYQLATAFRAEWGSPGGWAAPRPLHLGFLCEYDALPGIGHACGHNLIAEVGAAAALGMKGALESLAGLPLPVKVIVLGTPAEEDGGGKIDLIEAGAFKNLDVVFMAHPSQENAAYLPDVAEHDVTVKYYGKASHAAAYPWEGLNALDAAVLAYNNLSVLRQQLKPTWRVHGIIKNGGVKPNIIPSYSELIYYFRAPSMKELPVLTKKAEDCFRAAALATGCTVEINGGAHDYYNVLPNKSLWKAYVENGKKLGIDFISEDAMFSGPSGSTDFGNVSFVVPGIHPYFYIGSNALNHTEQYTEAAGSQEAQFYTLRTAKALAMTALDVIFKPELLERIREDFKLKLQEEEF, from the exons ATGAGACCCGGAGAGGAGCGGCCGGTTGAAGGGGGTGCCTGCGCCAGCGTCTCCGATCTGGAGCTGCTGAAGCTGCGCGCGGCGGAGTGCATCGACGCGGCGGCCGAGCGCCTGGGGGCCCTGAGCCGCGCCATCTGGAGCGAGCCCGAGCTGGCCTACGAGGAGCATCACGCCCACGGAGTGCTGACGCGCTTCTTCCAGAGCGAGACCCCGGCCGGGTCGTGGGCCGTGCAGCCGCACTACCAGCTGGCCACGGCCTTCCGCGCGGAGTGGGGGTCGCCGGGGGGCTGGGCGGCGCCGCGCCCGCTGCACCTGGGCTTTCTATGCGAGTACGACGCGCTGCCCGGCATCGGGCACGCCTGCGGCCACAACCTGATCGCCGAGGTCGGGGCGGCGGCCGCCCTGGGCATGAAGGGGGCCCTGGAGAGCCTCGCCGGACTGCCTCTGCCGGTGAAG GTAATTGTCCTGGGAACCCCTGCAGAGGAAGATGGTGGTGGCAAAATTGATTTAATTGAAGCCGGGGCTTTCAAAAATCTTGATGTTGTTTTTATGGCCCATCCATCTCAAGAGAATGCTGCTTATCTACCTGATGTTGCTGAACATGA TGTGACTGTGAAGTACTACGGTAAAGCGTCTCATGCTGCTGCTTATCCCTGGGAAGGGCTGAATGCATTAGATGCTGCTGTCCTCGCTTACAACAATCTGTCTGTGTTAAGACAGCAACTGAAaccaacctggagagttcatg GTATAATAAAAAATGGTGGTGTAAAACCCAATATCATTCCCTCTTATTCTGAGTTAATCTATTACTTCCGTGCACCCTCAATGAAAGAACTTCCAGTTTTGACCAAAAAGGCAGAAGATTGCTTCAGAGCTGCAGCTTTGGCTACTGGGTGCACA gtGGAAATTAACGGTGGAGCACATGATTATTACAATGTTCTTCCCAATAAGAGTCTGTGGAAAGCTTatgttgaaaatggaaaaaagctGGGAATAGACTTCATTTCAGAAGATGCTATGTTCAGTGGCCCTTCAG GATCTACCGATTTTGGAAATGTTTCTTTTGTGGTTCCCGGGATTCATCCATATTTTTACATTGGGTCTAATGCCTTGAATCATACAGAACAATATACTGAAGCTGCAG GATCACAAGAAGCTCAGTTCTACACTTTGAGAACAGCCAAAGCTCTGGCAATGACTGCACTGGATGTTATTTTTAAACCAGAGCTGCTGGAAAGAATCAGAGAGGACTTCAAATTGAAACTTCAAGAAGAAGAGTTTTAA